Within the Myxococcota bacterium genome, the region GCGTCGGCATCCCGCCCGACCTGCTGCCCAAGGTGTTCGAGCTGTTCGCGCAGCTCGAAGAGAATCCCGGGCGCACTCAGGGCGGCCTGGGCCTGGGACTCACGATCGTGAAGCAGCTGGTCGAGATGCACGGCGGGCGGGTCGAGGCACACAGCGGCGGGCCGGGCCTCGGGAGTGAGTTCGTGGTGCGCCTGCCGCTGGCGAAGCCGGCCGCGCTGCCGGTGGCAGCGCCTCGGGCGGAGACCGCGAACGCGCCGCTTGCTGCGCGGCGGGTGCTCGTGGTCGACGATCTCGAGGACAGTGCCGAGTCACTCGCCATGCTGCTGCGCCTCGACGGCCACGACGTGCACGTGGCCAACGACGGCCCGGCCGCGCTCGAGGCGGCCGAGCGCCTGCGCCCCGAGCTGCTCCTGCTCGACGTCGGCCTGCCCGGACTGTCGGGTCTCGAGGTGTGTCGCCGGATCCGCAAGGAGCCGTGGGGGCGCGACGTCCGGATCGTGGCGCTGACCGGCTGGGGTCAGGACGAAGACCGCCGGCAAACCGAGGAAGCGGGCTTCGACGCGCACCTGGTCAAGCCGGTGCACCCCGACGAGCTGAGAGAGATCCTGCGTCCAGCCGCGGGCTGAGCTCAGAGCTTGCCTTCGCGCAACAGCTCGGCCTTCCTCCTGCTACGCCCGCTTGCCAAAAGCCTGGAAGAACAGGCCGGAGACCACGAGTGTCCCGGGGTCGTCCAGGTGGCCGCGCAGCTCCGAGGTCAGCTCGCGCAGCTCGGGCTCGGCGAGCAGGCCGTACTCCAGGATCCGGCCGCGCGCGTTCTCGACGAAGTCGAGCAGCAGGTAGCGGCGCCCGTGAGCGGGCGGATACACGTGCACCAGTGGGATCACTTCGACGTCTCGCACCCCCGCCGAGCGCAGCATGCGCGGGAGCCGGAGACCGATGTTGCGGTCCGTGCGCTCCCTGACCGAGACGGCATCGAGTATCTCGAGCAGCCGGTCCTGCGCGTGGTGGGGTGGGTCGATGCGCTGGGCCGACGCCACGGGCTCGTGCAGCGCGATCACTCCGCCCGGCTTCGTGAGCCGCACCATCTCGGCGAGTATCTCCTCGGGCTCCGGAACGTTCACCAGCACCAAGCGTGCGGTGACGAGATCGAAGCTTGCGGGGAGCAGTCCGGTGGCGCGGCCGTCGGCGCAGAGCAGCTCGACGTTCGCAAGACCGTGCGCGGCCACGAAACGCCGTGCGGTGTCGGCCTGCTCCGCGCTGCGCTCGATGCCAGTGACTCGGCCCGATGCGCCGACACGCTGCGAGAGCAGGCCCAGACAACCCTGCGGGCCGCAGCCGATCTCCAGCACGCGCCAACCTGCGCCGACCCCGATGCGGGCGAACAGGGCCTCGGACTCGCCGGCGAGCTCGCCAGCCTGGCGCTCGAGCCTTTCCTGCTCGGCTCGCCGGTAGCCCAGGAAATATGGATCGGGCTCGCCCATGCGCGAGCGAGTATATCCGCCGGAGCCTTCAGCCGAGCGGGTAGTCTGCGCGCAGGCGCTGCACCACCTCGGCGCTCCAGCTGCCGGCGCTCCCGAGATACGGAATGCCGCGCTGGGCCAGCTCGTCGGCGATGCCCTCGTTGGTCAGGCCCTGCCCGAGCAGGCGGCGGATCAGGTTGAGCTGCGCGTTCACCTCGCGGTCGGGGTGGAAGCGCTCGTCGGGCGGCGCCATGCGCTGGTAGAGCCAGCCACCCGCGTAGAGACTCACCGCCAGGATCACGAGCGTGAGCACGCGCAGCAGCGTGGCGCGGCCCGAGAGGTCGTAGAAGAGCACCTTCAGGCCCGAGGCCGCGAATACCACGAGCGACGACTGGCCCACCGTGCGCTCCTCGCGCTGCACGGCGTAGAGCAGGAGCGCGAGCGCGAAGACCGCCCACACGATCGAGACGACGAAGCCGCTGTCGAAGATGCGCGTCGACGCGGTCAGGAGCGTCACGTGACCCGCGTAGAGCAAGAGGGGCGCGAGTGAGTCCGTGCCGCGGCCGCGCCGGAACCAGGCGTACGTGAGA harbors:
- a CDS encoding methyltransferase domain-containing protein, which encodes MGEPDPYFLGYRRAEQERLERQAGELAGESEALFARIGVGAGWRVLEIGCGPQGCLGLLSQRVGASGRVTGIERSAEQADTARRFVAAHGLANVELLCADGRATGLLPASFDLVTARLVLVNVPEPEEILAEMVRLTKPGGVIALHEPVASAQRIDPPHHAQDRLLEILDAVSVRERTDRNIGLRLPRMLRSAGVRDVEVIPLVHVYPPAHGRRYLLLDFVENARGRILEYGLLAEPELRELTSELRGHLDDPGTLVVSGLFFQAFGKRA